A window of Trichoderma atroviride chromosome 3, complete sequence contains these coding sequences:
- a CDS encoding uncharacterized protein (EggNog:ENOG41) — protein sequence MSQENTTTDANSKGGSTADFAFDESLVEWTVPAADWLRIHDKHFDGIGTSGFVFDAQNRVLLVQRAAHDSMPNLWEAPGGAVDAEDASVLHGCARELREEVGLVARRMKRLVTEGRSEERWSVFTNRSGTKIICGVGFEVEVEEGSVVLDENEHQAWVWAGEEEVRGERMGDGRGIKLTGMMMRRKLLEAFRLRREDGENV from the coding sequence ATGTCTCAAGAAAACACCACAACAGACGCAAACTCCAAAGGCGGATCCACGGCCGACTTTGCCTTTGACGAGTCACTTGTCGAATGGACGGTCCCGGCAGCCGACTGGCTCAGGATTCACGACAAGCATTTTGACGGCATCGGCACATCAGGCTTTGTCTTTGACGCGCAGAACCGCGTCCTGCTCGTGCAGCGCGCCGCGCACGACAGCATGCCGAATCTGTGGGAGGCGCCCGGCGGGGCGGTGGACGCGGAGGATGCGTCCGTTTTGCATGGATGCGCGAGGGAGTTGAGGGAGGAGGTTGGGCTGGTGGCGAGGCGGATGAAGAGGCTTGTTACGGAGGGGAGGAGCGAGGAGAGGTGGTCTGTGTTTACGAATAGGAGCGGGACGAAGATTATTTGCGGGGTTGGGTTcgaggttgaggttgaggaggGGAGTGTTGTGCTGGATGAGAATGAGCATCAGGCGTGGGTTTGGgcgggggaggaggaggttaGGGGAGAGAGGATGGGGGATGGGAGGGGGATTAAGTTGAcggggatgatgatgaggaggaagtTGCTGGAGGCGTTTAGATTGAGGAGAGAGGATGGGGAGAATGTGTGA
- a CDS encoding uncharacterized protein (EggNog:ENOG41~TransMembrane:2 (o553-571i722-740o)), producing MSNSTTASASVGGNAAPNADDSASTITVNTTPKAAPNFPPPKTDKPRPHVCSTCQRSFARLEHLKRHERSHTKEKPFECPECSRCFARRDLLLRHQQKLHQTSTPSARPRNRRESTSGVPPGQSRARKNSVAGASQAAAASSNNNNPGSNTMRPRANTISHVDGAAMQMIASANASVARSMHGGHSRHPSLAGLPMHNFDQMFTGMTMAAMGQRAMMHGLPKLETGQIGGTDFENALRTAPPLAAFNPDFDFESILFGPGTTINPNALHYNDSPPSMVMEQASPFASAISDVPPNPTFDDTFDWLSGFDHQMSFQTNENVVDESSPSALSTTSQSGISDVMVDGSNHPVPAGTSTMWQPSVMGPPQMPNPFAMDLNGSVFPDLLNGAPLSPQPATQKINDPYFSTPPPSLSSLSPNVVSGLNTQSMNHTLAFNAGPETPSSLNGVVNHGASPVTTITDATRTTIVNILSQCLPFGGRKYSFTSHTSPQSPQFPSSSSAGSTPSAPAVNVPSTQNLQRYVSAYITYFHPHFPFLHLPTLSFDMSASSPSGRQNGVGGSGCLVLATAAIGALYEMEHAQSKELFNMAKKMIFFYLEERRKADVRKADNIRRSSHSESDHHQHTQSSPSQGRDSSAHTPVWLVQAMLLNVVYGHNCADKTISDIASTHCAALVSLAQAADLLRPEQDDSEDARMNDDSTAWSRKSEAEERQEWLHWKRKEERKRTLYAVFIMSSLLVAAYNHTPALTNSEIMLDLPCDEEFFAAESSSAFFAKGGVEAANHNRLKFADALGELLRTNERQQKHMAAMNGGRLSPATLPPSNLKPSTFGCLILINALHNYIWETRQRHHNKVWTNEETEKMHRHIEPALKAWQAAWSSNPKHSVERPNPFGMGPLSADAIPLLDLAYVRLFVNLSRSKEKFWQRDWDGMAEELARGTEIVQHAEHSPSSNVEPVGNDAFDSTLFTGSPSIPPSAMDLSNNKSPFASGSPFATRTISRRERHLRKAAFYAADSLAMSDKLGVTFADFTSRELPLQSAMCAFDCAQVLAEWVATVQDRVGRYLGILGRDPIDGTSMPAIMLLEEEDAQLIEKIHAVLSSAEMKISLDLMGSLNSDDGYNGGFATKILRITSQMLDKAAVWPVTHLMSRCLDIHANHMRVRTDKSVLATE from the exons ATGTCCAACTCAACCactgccagcgccagcgttGGCGGCAACGCTGCCCCCAACGCAGACGACTCTG CGTCGACGATTACCGTCAACACGACGCCCAAAGCCGCGCCGAACTTCCCTCCGCCCAAGACCGACAAGCCGCGCCCGCACGTCTGTTCCACCTGCCAGCGCTCCTTTGCCCGACTGGAGCACCTGAAGCGCCACGAGCGCTCCCACACAAAGGAGAAGCCGTTTGAGTGCCCCGAGTGCTCGCGATGCTTTGCCCGCCGCGACCTGCTGCTCCGCCACCAGCAGAAGCTGCACCAGACGTCGACGCCCTCGGCACGGCCTCGAAACCGCCGCGAGTCGACCAGCGGCGTGCCCCCGGGCCAGAGCCGGGCTCGCAAGAACAGCGTTGCGGGCGCCAGCCAGGCCgcggcggccagcagcaacaacaacaaccccGGCTCCAACACCATGCGTCCGCGTGCAAACACCATCAGCCATGTTGACGGCGCCGCCATGCAGATGATCGCCTCGGCGAATGCATCCGTTGCTAGGAGCATGCACGGCGGACACAGCCGCCACCCCAGCCTGGCCGGCCTGCCAATGCACAACTTTGACCAGATGTTTACGGGCATGACCATGGCCGCCATGGGCCAGAGGGCCATGATGCACGGCCTCCCCAAGCTGGAGACGGGGCAAATCGGCGGTACCGATTTTGAAAACGCCCTCCGCACAGCGCCTCCCCTCGCGGCCTTCAACCCCGACTTTGATTTCGAAAGCATCCTGTTTGGGCCGGGCACCACCATCAACCCCAACGCCCTTCACTATAATGATTCCCCTCCCTCGATGGTAATGGAGCAGGCCTCCCCGTTCGCGTCGGCCATCAGCGATGTGCCGCCGAACCCAACCTTTGACGACACATTTGACTGGCTGAGCGGCTTCGACCATCAAATGTCCTTTCAGACAAACGAAAACGTGGTGGACGAGTCGAGCCCGTCGGCGCTTAGCACGACGAGCCAGAGTGGGATTAGCGATGTCATGGTGGATGGATCAAATCACCCTGTTCCGGCCGGGACGAGTACCATGTGGCAACCCTCCGTGATGGGCCCCCCGCAGATGCCAAATCCCTTTGCGATGGATCTGAATGGTTCAGTCTTCCCGGATCTCCTCAATGGAGCTCCTTTATCACCTCAGCCAGCTACTCAAAAGATCAATGACCCATACTTCTCCACGCCCCCACCATCGCTGAGCTCGTTGAGCCCAAACGTCGTATCTGGACTGAACACGCAGAGCATGAACCACACCCTTGCCTTCAATGCCGGCCCGGAAACCCCATCGTCCCTCAACGGCGTCGTTAACCATGGCGCTTCGCCCGTAACCACAATCACAGATGCCACTAGGACTACCATTGTGAATATCCTCTCCCAGTGCCTGCCCTTTGGAGGCCGTAAATACTCCTTTACCTCTCATACCTCACCGCAGTCGCCGCAGTTcccatcgtcgtcatccgcCGGGTCCACCCCTTCTGCCCCGGCTGTCAACGTGCCCAGTACCCAGAATCTACAGCGTTATGTCTCAGCCTACATTACTTATTTCCATCCCCATTTCCCCTTTTTGCACCTGCCCACGTTGTCCTTTGATATGTCCGCGTCCTCCCCGAGTGGGCGTCAGAATGGTGTAGGCGGTAGTGGATGTCTGGTGCTCGCGacggctgccattggcgcctTGTATGAAATGGAGCACGCTCAGTCCAAGGAACTCTTCAATATGGCTAAGAAGATGATCTTTTTCTACCTCGAAGAAAGACGCAAAGCAGATGTCCGCAAAGCAGATAATATCCGACGCAGCTCGCACAGCGAATCCGATCACCACCAGCACACGCAGTCTTCGCCATCTCAAGGTAGGGATAGCTCGGCGCACACGCCCGTCTGGCTCGTCCAGGCCATGCTGCTCAACGTCGTGTACGGCCATAACTGCGCCGACAAGACCATTAGTGATATTGCCTCGACTCACTGTGCAGCGCTCGTCAGCCTCGCCCAAGCCGCCGATCTGTTGCGCCCTGAACAAGACGACTCCGAAGACGCCCGGATGAATGATGACTCAACAGCTTGGAGCAGGAAAAGTGAAGCCGAGGAGCGACAAGAGTGGCTGCACTGGAAGCGGAAAGAGGAGCGCAAGCGCACGCTCTacgccgtcttcatcatgtccagcctcctcgtcgccgcctaCAACCACACTCCGGCGCTGACCAATTCAGAAATCATGCTGGACCTGCCTTGCGACGAAGAATTCTTCGCTGCCGAATCAAGctctgccttcttcgccaaggGCGGGGTCGAGGCCGCCAACCACAACAGACTCAAGTTTGCCGATGCTCTCGGAGAGCTCCTGCGCACAAATGAGCGACAACAGAAGCACATGGCTGCGATGAATGGCGGACGGCTCTCGCCAGCGACGCTTCCGCCGTCGAATCTGAAGCCCAGCACTTTTGGCTGCCTGATCTTGATCAACGCTTTGCACAACTACATCTGGGAAACCCGACAGAGGCATCACAACAAAGTCTGGACCAACGAGGAGACCGAAAAGATGCACCGACACATTGAGCCAGCTTTGAAGGCGTGGCAAGCAGCCTGGTCCAGTAACCCGAAGCACTCCGTGGAGCGACCAAATCCATTCGGCATGGGACCACTCTCCGCCGACGCAATTCCTTTACTTGACTTGGCATACGTGCGGCTCTTTGTCAATCTCTCCAGGTCAAAGGAGAAGTTTTGGCAACGAGATTGGGATGGCATGGCAGAGGAGTTGGCCCGGGGGACGGAGATTGTGCAGCATGCCGAGCACTCCCCATCATCCAACGTGGAACCTGTCGGCAATGACGCCTTTGACAGCACCCTCTTTACTGGCTCTCCTTCGATTCCGCCATCAGCAATGGACCTGTCGAACAACAAGTCTCCCTTTGCCAGCGGCTCTCCCTTTGCTACTCGAACCATCTCTCGCCGCGAGCGCCATTTGCGGAAAGCTGCCTTTTATGCGGCCGATTCATTGGCAATGTCGGATAAGCTTGGAGTAACTTTTGCTGATTTCACCAGTCGTGAACTGCCCCTACAATCCGCCATGTGCGCTTTCGATTGCGCGCAAGTTCTTGCCGAGTGGGTTGCCACCGTACAGGACAGAGTTGGCCGCTATCTGGGAATCCTCGGCCGAGACCCTATTGATGGCACATCGATGCCTGCCATCAtgctgctggaagaagaggatgccCAACTGATCGAAAAGATACATGCAGTGCTGTCCTCGGCAGAGATGAAGATTAGTTTGGATCTCATGGGCAGCTTAAATTCTGACGACGGATATAATGGCGGATTCGCGACCAAGATCCTTCGCATCACTTCTCAGATGTTGGACAAGGCCGCTGTTTGGCCAGTTACTCATTTGATGTCCCGATGCCTTGACATTCACGCCAATCACATGCGAGTCAGGACAGACAAGTCGGTCTTGGCAACGGAGTAA
- a CDS encoding uncharacterized protein (EggNog:ENOG41): protein MVGDSQVPFRRSSVAKPLPTLPLLRLAQAASFFISASPFDLSDAQAAVLCAKLCLGCLWFSRERATPSRPVLVNQVFALSCDSALFCRAEAGSFRPSIVLLRPPRQKYSHRAQLAARLNHPAKRPAAAVLLALAVASLAPPSANGGLVSAVSCHGDE, encoded by the coding sequence ATGGTGGGCGACTCGCAAGTGCCCTTTCGTCGCTCGTCCGTCGCCAAACCTCTTCCTACTCTCCCTCTGCTCCGTCTTGCTCAagcagcatctttttttatctctGCTTCGCCGTTCGACCTGAGCGACGCCCAAGCCGCTGTTCTGTGCGCAAAGCTCTGCTTGGGATGCTTGTGGTTCTCGCGGGAACGCGCCACGCCCTCACGCCCCGTTCTCGTTAATCAGGTATTTGCTCTGTCCTGTGACTCGGCGCTTTTCTGTCGTGCTGAGGCTGGCAGCTTCCGCCCCTCCATTGTCCTGCTACGACCTCCCCGCCAAAAATACAGTCATCGCGCGCAGCTTGCAGCTCGGCTCAACCACCCCGCGAAgcgccctgcagcagctgttctGCTCgctctcgccgtcgccaGCCTCGCTCCCCCGTCTGCGAACGGCGGCCTTGTTTCGGCGGTGTCTTGCCATGGTGATGAATGA
- a CDS encoding uncharacterized protein (CAZy:GH30): protein MTGAGANFALMRHTIGASDLSADPVYTYDDNGGNADTGMTGFNLGDRGTAMAQMLAQMKGLNSNLKIFGSPWSPPAWMKLNNAIDGNTNNNNLNDGYLTGNGAQYSSSFAQYFVKYIQAYESHGATIDAITIQNEPLNSQSGYPTMYMFSYEQGDLIQNYVGPALKAAGLNTQIWAYDHNTDVPDFPEQVLGIASEYVPAVAWHCYASSLDWTVLTNFKNQFPNVEQYMTECWTPSTGSWNQASSFTIGPLQNWASGVAAWTLGTTAQDGPHLSEGGCATCTGLVTINNGQYTFQTAYYMMAQYSKFMPVGATVLSGTGSYTYSGSGGIQSVASLNPDGTRTVVIENTFGNDVYIHLTTQSGQEWSGNVPTESVTTWVLPAV, encoded by the exons ATGACCGGCGCTGGTGCCAACTTCGCCCTCATGCGACACACCATTGGTGCCTCCGACTTGTCTGCCGACCCTGTCTATACCTacgacgacaatggcggcaacGCTGATACCGGCATGACTGGCTTCAACCTCGGTGACCGTGGTACCGCCATGGCCCAGATGCTGGCTCAGATGAAGGGCCTCAACTCCAACTTGAAGATCTTTGGATCTCCCTGGAGCCCTCCTGCTTGGATGAAGCTCAACAACGCCATTGAcggcaacaccaacaacaacaacctcAACGATGGCTACTTGACCGGCAACGGTGCTCAGTACTCCAGCTCCTTTGCCCAGTACTTTGTCAAGTACATCCAGGCTTACGAGTCCCACGGCGCCACCATCGATGCCATTACCATTCAGAACGAGCCCCTGAACAGCCAGTCCGGCTACCCTACCATGTACATGTTCTCGTACGAGCAGGGAGACCTCATCCAGAACTACGTCGGCCCTGCGCTGAAGGCCGCTGGTCTCAACACCCAGATTTGGGCTTACGACCACAACACCG ACGTGCCCGATTTCCCTGAACAGGTCCTGGGCATTGCCTCCGAGTACGTCCCTGCCGTTGCATGGCACTGCTACGCCAGCAGCCTGGACTGGACCGTCTTGACCAACTTCAAGAACCAGTTCCCCAACGTGGAGCAGTACATGACCGAGTGCTGGACTCCCTCCACCGGCTCCTGGAACCAGGCCTCCAGCTTCACCATCGGCCCTCTCCAGAACTGGGCTTCCGGCGTTGCTGCCTGGACCCTCGGCACCACCGCCCAGGACGGCCCTCACCTGTCCGAGGGTGGATGCGCCACCTGCACTGGTCtcgtcaccatcaacaacggCCAGTACACCTTCCAGACCGCCTACTACATGATGGCCCAGTACAGCAAGTTTATGCCCGTCGGCGCCACCGTCCTCAGCGGCACTGGCAGCTACACCTACTCCGGCAGCGGTGGCATCCAGTCCGTTGCCTCTCTCAACCCTGACGGTACCCGCACAGTCGTCATTGAGAACACCTTTGGCAACGACGTCTACATTCACTTGACTACCCAGAGCGGCCAGGAGTGGAGCGGCAATGTTCCCACTGAGTCTGTTACCACTTGGGTCCTCCCTGCTGTTTAA
- a CDS encoding uncharacterized protein (EggNog:ENOG41~CAZy:AA7~SECRETED:SignalP(1-21)), protein MHIKESTGLFALANLAAPAVGLSFTCQPGQSCWPSLQQWDAFNKTVSGRLKAPVMLGSPCFPSSKDYNKDVCAEVLGQYGNGTFRETTFGSTQFTQWESCGAENCYPGLVQPQASTCSLGRISPLYVDALEPSDISATIAFAKQHNIRIVLKNTGHDYLGRSAAANTLGLRTHSMKNMTFASSFSAKNCSAASNKKNIGIIGAGVTAEDAIAFFNNHGMMITMGACHTVGIAGGYGQSAGHGPLGPSKGLMVDQAVEFDVITADGVFRTINECNDPDLFWAMRGGGGQSYAVLVNYKFQVYPQTKWATWLFNATITPPSSNVTENTVLRDVLTGMSTDQESWSKAGVAGYNNILPESLTFLEILPADGDPLTTLKNLTAKFNTLLTTHPGINVISSTYQQFDSETDFFIGQNTFYTPNTAVGLSSSVPSRLITVDNFESSEKIDTLVTSILNGLEAARVQLGEALASGANVFLLKTAPFNTPDAANATSTHPAWRKTLWHLVYGVSYEPGTPDSTANLMMSGARAAIDKIQAPLSVQAAYMNEADPAEPDWQNLFFGENYGTLLAIKKKWDPDTVLNCYKCVGYLGDQDPMYSCYGSNPKASVEYPFN, encoded by the coding sequence ATGCATATCAAGGAGAGCACAGGGCTCTTCGCCTTGGCGAATCTTGCCGCCCCGGCGGTCGGTCTTTCATTTACATGTCAGCCAGGTCAATCTTGCTGGCCGAGTCTCCAGCAATGGGATGCCTTCAACAAGACGGTATCTGGACGCCTCAAGGCTCCAGTCATGCTTGGAAGTCCCTGCTTCCCGAGTTCAAAAGACTACAACAAGGACGTCTGTGCCGAGGTCTTGGGACAATACGGTAATGGCACGTTTCGAGAGACTACGTTTGGATCTACTCAGTTTACGCAGTGGGAGTCTTGCGGTGCTGAGAACTGCTATCCTGGCTTGGTTCAGCCTCAAGCATCGACATGCTCTCTCGGAAGAATATCTCCCCTCTATGTCGACGCATTGGAGCCTTCCGACATCAGCGCCACCATCGCTTTCGCCAAGCAGCACAATATCCGCATTGTGCTCAAGAACACTGGACACGACTACCTGGGACGcagtgctgctgccaacaCTCTCGGCCTGCGAACTCACAGCATGAAGAACATGACGTTTGCGTCTTCCTTCTCGGCCAAGAACTGCTCTGCCGCTTCTAACAAGAAGAATATCGGCATTATTGGCGCAGGTGTCACTGCTGAAGATGCAATTGCATTCTTCAACAATCACGGCATGATGATCACCATGGGAGCTTGCCACACAGTCGGTATCGCCGGTGGATATGGTCAATCTGCAGGCCACGGCCCGCTCGGTCCTTCCAAGGGCCTGATGGTGGACCAGGCTGTTGAATTTGACGTGATCACGGCAGATGGTGTTTTCAGAACGATCAACGAATGTAACGACCCCGACCTCTTCTGGGCAATgcgcggtggtggtggccagTCATACGCCGTTCTCGTCAACTACAAGTTCCAGGTCTACCCACAAACCAAGTGGGCTACATGGCTGTTCAACGCTACCATCACTCCACCCAGCTCCAACGTTACAGAGAATACCGTCTTGAGGGATGTTCTCACTGGCATGTCAACTGACCAGGAATCTTGGTCAAAGGCCGGCGTTGCTGGATACAACAACATTTTGCCCGAGTCTCTCACTTTCTTGGAGATTCTGCCTGCCGACGGCGATCCCTTGACCACCCTTAAGAATTTGACTGCCAAATTCAACACGTTGTTGACTACCCACCCCGGCATCAACGTCATTTCGAGCACCTACCAACAGTTCGACAGCGAGACAGACTTCTTCATCGGTCAAAACACCTTTTACACTCCAAACACCGCAGTTGGTCTGTCGTCTTCGGTCCCAAGTCGTCTCATCACCGTCGACAACTTCGAAAGCTCCGAGAAGATTGATACTCTTGTGACCAGCATTCTCAACGGCTTGGAAGCCGCCCGCGTACAACTTGGCGAGGCACTTGCAAGTGGAGCAAACGTTTTCCTCCTCAAGACTGCCCCATTCAACACTCCCGACGCAGCAAACGCAACCAGCACCCACCCCGCTTGGCGAAAGACCTTGTGGCACCTGGTTTATGGTGTTAGCTACGAGCCTGGCACTCCTGATTCCACCGCCAACCTGATGATGTCGGGCGCCCGCGCGGCCATTGACAAGATTCAGGCTCCGTTGTCTGTCCAGGCTGCCTATATGAACGAGGCTGATCCAGCTGAGCCCGACTGGCAGAACCTGTTTTTCGGTGAAAACTACGGCACGCTTCTCGCCATTAAGAAGAAGTGGGATCCGGATACCGTGCTCAACTGCTACAAGTGTGTTGGCTACCTTGGCGACCAGGATCCTATGTACTCTTGCTACGGCAGCAACCCCAAGGCATCAGTAGAGTATCCTTTCAATTAA